One segment of Anastrepha obliqua isolate idAnaObli1 chromosome 3, idAnaObli1_1.0, whole genome shotgun sequence DNA contains the following:
- the LOC129241901 gene encoding tigger transposable element-derived protein 6-like, translated as MTSLLEPMDQGIIYNMKQHYRKRVLTNILTQVDEGNSVMAIDLLQAVRNLSNVWNVYVKPETIANCFKKAGFSKDAMQIPFEHWDEEDLLSISDLAALQSSFKKVANIEASFDDYVNVDNGVQTWDNPSEEDILNSIFESRGVPAELDNDEHDLTVEELTETEEALPTLIQAASSISVIRTFMEMRSDVPINVVNSLHDLEAFIEN; from the exons ATGACTTCGTTACTGGAACCAATGGACCAAGGCATTATCTACAACATGAAACAACATTACAGAAAACGAGTTTTAACGAATATATTGACTCAAGTGGATGAGGGAAATTCTGTTATGGCCATAGACTTGCTGCAAGCAGTTCGAAATCTTAGCAATGTATGGAATGTCTATGTTAAACCAGAAACAATTGCCAACTGTTTTAAAAAGGCTGGATTTTCAAAAGATGCTATGCAGATTCCATTTGAGCATTGGGATGAAGAGGACCTTCTTTCAATATCGGATTTGGCTGCTTTAcagtcttcatttaaaaaagtagCAAATATCGAAGCATCGTTTGATGACTACGTAAATGTTGATAATGGTGTGCAGACTTGGGACAACCCATCCGAAGAAGATATTCTCAACAGCATTTTTGAAAGTCGCGGAGTTCCAGCTGAACTTG ATAACGATGAACACGATTTGACCGTTGAAGAATTGACAGAAACTGAGGAGGCATTACCTACGTTGATACAAGCTGCTTCATCCATTAGCGTGATTAGAACCTTTATGGAAATGAGGAGTGACGTGCCGATTAATGTTGTCAACTCTCTACATGATTTGGaagcttttattgaaaattaa